A single region of the Vicia villosa cultivar HV-30 ecotype Madison, WI linkage group LG4, Vvil1.0, whole genome shotgun sequence genome encodes:
- the LOC131595340 gene encoding ent-kaurenoic acid oxidase 2-like, producing the protein MVLEMGSMWVVLMAIGGVLLVLRSILKNVNWWLYESKLGVKQYSLPPGDMGWPFIGNMWSFLRAFKSKDPDSFISSIVSRYGSSGIYKALMFGNPSVIVTTPEGCKRVLTDDEKFTTGWPQSTIELIGKNSFIAMSYEEHKRLRRLTSSSINGMEALSLYLKYIEENVIISLEKWSNMGQIEFLTEIRKLTFKIIMHIFLSSESEPVMEALEKEYTILNHGVRAMQINVPGFAYYKALKARKNLVGIFQSIVDDRRNIRKVYSQKKAKDMMDSLIDVEDDNGRKLSDEDIIDIMLMYLNAGHESSGHITMWATYFLQKHPEYLQKAKEEQEEIIKRRPSTQKGLTLKEIRSMDFLYKVIDETMRVITFSLVVFREAKSDVNINGYLVPKGWKVLTWFRSVHLDPEIYPNPKEFNPNRWNKEHKAGEFLPFGAGTRLCPGNDLAKMEIAVFLHHFTLNYQLEQLNPKCPVRYLPHTRPMDNCLGRVKKC; encoded by the exons ATGGTTTTAGAGATGGGTTCCATGTGGGTGGTCCTCATGGCCATTGGTGGTGTTCTTTTGGTCCTAAGATCCATTCTCAAAAATGTAAATTGGTGGCTCTATGAATCCAAATTAGGTGTCAAGCAGTACTCTCTGCCACCAGGTGATATGGGATGGCCCTTCATAGGTAACATGTGGTCCTTTCTTAGAGCTTTCAAGTCTAAGGATCCTGACTCCTTCATCTCTTCCATTGTCTCCAG ATATGGAAGTAGTGGAATATACAAAGCCTTAATGTTTGGAAACCCAAGTGTAATTGTGACAACACCTGAAGGATGCAAAAGAGTTCTTACAGATGATGAAAAATTCACAACTGGTTGGCCTCAATCTACAATAGAGCTCATTGGAAAGAACTCATTCATCGCGATGTCTTACGAAGAACACAAGCGCCTTCGACGTCTAACATCATCTTCGATCAATGGCATGGAGGCATTGTCTTTGTACTTGAAATATATCGAAGAAAACGTTATCATTTCGTTAGAGAAATGGTCTAACATGGGACAAATCGAGTTTTTAACTGAGATTCGGAAGCTTACTTTTAAAATCATTATGCATATTTTTCTTAGTTCGGAAAGTGAACCGGTTATGGAAGCTTTGGAAAAAGAATACACAATACTTAATCATGGAGTTAGAGCtatgcaaatcaatgttcctggATTTGCATACTATAAAGCACTCAAG GCTAGAAAGAATCTAGTTGGTATATTTCAATCTATTGTGGATGATAGAAGAAACATAAGAAAGGTTTATTCACAAAAGAAAGCAAAAGATATGATGGATTCTCTTATAGatgttgaagatgacaatggaaGGAAGTTGAGTGATGAAGATATCATTGATATAATGTTAATGTACTTGAATGCTGGTCACGAGTCTTCAGGACATATCACAATGTGGGCTACCTATTTTCTACAAAAGCATCCTGAATATCTTCAAAAGGCTAAG GAAGAACAAGAAGAAATAATAAAGAGAAGACCTTCAACGCAAAAAGGCTTGACACTTAAGGAAATTCGCAGCATGGATTTTCTGTATAAG GTAATAGATGAAACAATGCGCGTGATAACATTTTCATTGGTGGTTTTTCGAGAGGCAAAATCTGATGTTAATATTAATG GTTATCTCGTTCCAAAAGGTTGGAAAGTTCTTACATGGTTCAGATCCGTTCACCTTGATCCTGAAATATATCCTAATCCAAAAGAATTTAATCCTAATAGATGGAAT AAGGAACATAAAGCAGGAGAATTTCTTCCCTTTGGAGCAGGAACAAGATTGTGTCCTGGCAATGATCTTGCCAAAATGGAAATAGCAGTTTTTCTTCATCATTTCACTCTTAATTACCA GCTTGAACAGCTTAATCCTAAGTGTCCTGTTAGATATTTACCACATACAAGGCCTATGGACAATTGCTTAGGAAGAGTCAAGAAATGTTGA